The following nucleotide sequence is from Podospora bellae-mahoneyi strain CBS 112042 chromosome 1 map unlocalized CBS112042p_1, whole genome shotgun sequence.
CGTCTGGCGACGAGGTCGAATGGGCAGCTGAAAGCCAAATCCTCGACCGTGCACTTGTAAAGGTCAAGGGTGAGAACGAGAGATGGGTCGGTAACGACGGCCTTCATCTCGACAGTATCGACGAGAGGCTCAGACAAGGCGGTCTCCTTGAGAGGCGAGTAGTTGAAACCATAGACGTTATCCCAAACTGCGAGATGTGTTAGCCCCGGACAGGAATATCCTAGCGCAAAGCGGAAGAGCACTCACATCCGATTTTCTCGTCCTTGTAATCGCCGTCCTCAATACCAGCAACATAGATGCTCGCCTTGTCGGGGAAGATGAGACCGTCCTTGACAAGGTACTTGTCACGGGCATACAACACAGTGTCCAACATGGACTCGTACAGCAAGAAGTACCCCATCCACTCTGAGATGATAATGTCCACctgggggaagggaagggtaatctcctccatcttgccCTGGATGAGGGTGATCTTGTCGGACAGCCCGTTGACCTCGACGATCTCGCGGGccttgaagatgatggtggacaTGTCAACACCAATGACATGCTTCGCGCCAGCCTTGGCAGCGAACCTGAGAAACAAACTGATCAGCcttgctttcttttttttttctcccgGGGAAGTCGGGCGAGGGAAGGATGGGCGTACATCGAGAGAATACCGGTACCGCAGCCGACATCGAGAACGACCTTGTCCTTGAAGATGTGCTTGTTTTGAACGATGGCGTTCATGTATGATCTTGTGCGGACCTCATCTTTCTGTAGAGGCGCATGCCAATGTCAGCCATAAATTTTTGAAGGGAAGATAAGATAGGCTCCAAGAAAACATACCAACATCTCCTCGTGGATGCCTTGATAACGAAAGCGCCAGAGTTAGTACAATTATTCCCCATCAGCGAGCTTGAACGGTGTCTTACCATGATGGTTATAGCTGTAGGCTGAGTGTTAGCAAATATCCCCCCTACAAAACAGACACatagctttttttttcttcttccagacTTGCCTGTTGAAGTAGTGCTGCTCGGCGTGGTCGAGCTGCTTGAGGTTCTTCTCAGCAGTCTCGATATCCATAGCGTCGTTGACCATGTTGGGCTGTCTGTAGCGAGGGTCGGTAACTGAAGATGGTGACGAATTATTGACCCGGGACAGATTGGAGAGAGAAAAATcagaaaggaaagaagaaaaatggTGCTGGGACAAGCGCGATATGGGAACAATGGGGATCTGCCACTGGCCTGGGCTCGTCGCGCAGAGAATTTGGGTGGAAAGGGCCCGCTTAATCGAATGTGGGGTAGTTGCCCCGCCGTCAAGTCCCTGTAAGAGAAAACACCCCACTAAGGCAAACAGGGTCCTCAAGAAGCAACGCTACGAGACGTCAGGCATGATCAGGCAGAGGCAACATCCACGATTAAGGGACCAGTCAACAAAAATGGGATGACCCCTGAAAGTCTAATCATCTCGAGGAAACGCTGCAGTGTTGGACTCCCTATCTCAAGATGTGAAGAATTGTTGTTAACCCCCTCAACTCCGAGACCATGCAAACTAGAGTCTAAGCAAAGACCAGATCAGACCGTGACAGACGAAATATGCAATACTATGTACTCCTTGCTTCCCTCCCCAGTTCAAGCCATGCCCGCCAGCTGCAGCAGCCGATTACCGGCCTTGAGGTTAGCACTCTCATAGGCCTTGGAGTCCGGAGGGAAGGTTCCGTTGGCAGCCCACAAGTCAAGCAGAGGCTGCATcggctccagctcctgcgGCGTGAGCAtggccatctccatcccagCCAACACAAAGTGACTGAAGCAACTGTTGAGCTGCTTCTCAAGATTCAGGTGGTAGAAGGGCTCCACAAAGTGGGCCCAGTAGAGATGGGCGTACACGCGGAACATCTGGGTGAAGATGGTCTTGCAGATAGTCGAGAACTCCTTGGGAAACCCACTACGCTTTCCAATGTACTCGTCAAATCCGTCGGTGGCGATGGCCGAAGGTGtgagctgctggtgttgagagAACGAGACACCAgcagggttggtggggaagaCCTTCTCGTCGTCGACCTTGCCAGAGATCCAGCGCTGCATAAGCGTCATGTACTCGTAGGCTGGCAGCTCAATGGGCTCAAAACGGTTGTTGAGCCATGTGTAGGAGTGGTTACTGAGGAATCATGTTAGTATTGGCTTCCGCTATTAGAAAGATGGGACATGTCTCACCCTCCAGCTGACATGCGAGGGCATGTGGTCGGGTTGCAGATGCTCTGGccattctcctccttctggTACACAATGCTGACAAAGTTCCAGAGGTTACGATAGTGCTCCACGACTGTTGGAGTTGTCAGCAAGTGAGACAATAAATcgtaaaaataaaaataaaaggatGCCTACCTTGACAGGCAACCCATTCACCCTGCTCGACCGCCTTAGGTCGACGACTGAGGGTCATAAAGTTGCCTTTCACGATCTGCTTGGCGTAGGCTGGGTTGAGCCAAAGCGGTAGCGGCTTCGGGAGGTGGTAGGCGGCCAGTTCATCGTCTGTGGAACCGGtcatggtggcggttggTGGTAACGGAGATGCAGGGACAGGTGGGAGtttggaagaaggagaagaaaggtTGCTTGACGAAAGACTCCTCTGAGAGAGGCCCCCAGGAGAGTTCAGTTTGCCGTCCTCCGATGTTGGAGATATCGGActcttgctgttggggctAGGTTTGCTGGAAGCTCCCCTCAGCCGGGCATTTCTGGGGAATTTGTTAGCGGGAACTACTTGTGTGATTTGTTGTCATCGGCGTGACTGTGAGGCCATGGAAGGAGCGCGTGGTCAAGGGGGTCGCTATGTGTACTCGATAACAGATATAAAAGGCAAGAGCAAAGTGCTTCCAGATGCACCAATACAAGAAGACCTGTGATACTTACATTCCGGAAAACAGGTTCGACATTGTGACACCGTTTGACTGGGTTCAAGCTATGTTTAGGGGGTTTTGGAAGGCAATATGGTTCAAGAGCTGCCAGACCAGCTAGCTGTAAGAAATTGATAGTCAAACAGTGATGTTGGAACCCAATTGACGTTATTTTACAACCGTCACCTAGTCGTCTCTCTAAGTAAATTAAGtcaaaaagggggaggaaacTGGCGGTGCCTCGAGAGACCCGCGGGCCAATCTGAAACCGTTGAGCCAGAAACCACGCTAAGCATCTGATGGGACCAATCAGCGTCGTTAGATGTTCTCTTGGCATTAGAGGTACGTACTCGAATCACGTGCCACCGCATGCAGTTCGTGACTCGCCAAGCCAGGCAAGCCAGAGACTCGCTGCATCCCATTCGCGTCACCCCGATCCAACCTCCAACCGATCCCGGGCCGCACTTTTGCGTGcatatacacacacacgTTAAGGATAGGCAGCAgcctctctctgtctctggtTAACCAACAAGGGAGGaccgatggggatggggaaaagaTAAAATGGCCAGTTTGCCTTCTCCAGGATCCCGGGTCGCCAGACGGTACAAAAAGCCTGGTCGATTGTTCGACACTCTTTTGACCCAGAGCACTCGAATTGTTCCCAGTTCAGTTCCCAGCCAAAAGATTCCGATGGATGAGGAACAATCGCTCCAAGAAAAGATTGCATTTTTCAATCAGCTGGATGCCTTGGATAAGcttgacgaagaggaggaccgAATTGATGCCAGGGAACAGCAGCACAGGGCCAAGTGCAAGGCCTTCTTCCAACCAGCAGTTCCTACAGTGAAAGAGAAGGGAAACCCTATCAATCCTCTTTCTTCACCTCGCCCACATCCAGAACCAAGGCGGACAGCGTTGGTGCCCACTCCAACCGCACCTACACCCGCTCCAGGAGGTTCGGCAGAAATTATCAAGGCAACCCCAgacgccaccaccactgacaGTACCACCTCCAGACCCAGGAGGCTCCTAATCACAGATACTTCTACTTCATTCATTGCTGAAACACCAATACCAGATTCCACCCGTTTAAGAGTCCCAACAACATTACGGAGGAGTATCACCATGCCAGTTTcagcctctgcctctgcggCCGAACAGTCGCCGTCAGCTACTACTGCTCTTCGAAAGCGCAAACGGTCATCTTCCGGGAAAGCAATCCCGGAATCAGCTAAAATATTTCGTGGCTTGTCTTTCTTTTACATCCCCAACGACGATGTTGCACCAGCCAGGAAACTTCGGATTGCCAAAGCCAAAGATTATGGGGCAGAATGGGTTAGGAGTCTACACAATGCGACACATGTCATTGTTGACAAGCACTTGTCATACTCTGACATTCAGAAGATACCAGACTTTGGGCTGGCCGCCTCTTTGATCGTCGTCAATGACGAGTATCCTATCGACAGTATCTCGTTTCGGACACTACTAAACCCCGACCAAAGCCGATACTGGGTCACAGGgttcccatcaccaacttccGAATCCACAGTCATAACAATATCACCCCGGGACTCTGAGCCTTCGCTTCTGGTCAAAGAACCCAAAAGCGCCGGGAGACAAAGCGCCAGGAAACAGGACACTGAGGGCTCAGAAGAAACACCACGACAGGAGGATAGCTCGTTTGAGAACCCTCACCCAACTAAAACCACTCAAGCTGCTCCGTTCGAAATACAGATCCAGTCATCTGTTCCACCTCATCCCACAGCTCAAACGACGGATGGTCCCAAGGATGAGCTGACGAGCTACATCGAGCTCCTTCAGCAGTACAAGGACCTGCCGTTGGACcacgaagaagacgacgacatACAATCAACCAAGGACGCTCAGGAGGACTCGGATCCCGAGCCGGGCTCCGAAGATGAGCGCGCCCGCAAAAAGCCCGCAACACGCTCCCGCGCCTCTCTCAAAAAGACTACTCCGTTCGAAGACCTCTTTGCCTGCAACCGTGGCGGCTCGAAAGACAATCCTGCCTCCTCCGCTGCCAACAACCCAAACGCCAGGACAATAGAAGTTCTCCAATCCATGTGCGACTACTACACCAAAATTAATGATCGCTGGCGTATAACGGCCTACCgcaaagccatcaccacactcCGTCAGCAGACCACCAAGAaaatcaccaccgccgaggaggcctACACTCTCCCCAACATCGGCTCCCGACTCGCCCGGAAAATCGAGGAAATctgcaccaccaacaaccttcgCAGGCTTCAATATGCGAACCTTGAACCGACGGACAAAGTCCTCGACCTCTTTCTCAAAATTCACGACGTGGGACTCTCTAGAGCAAACAAGTGGATATCCCAAGGCCATCGGACCTTGGAagacctcctcaccaaagcCGACCTGTCGGCCAACCAACGCGTCTCGATCGAGCACTACTCGGACCTCACCTCCCGCATCCCCCGCAACGAAGTAACCCAGCTAGCGGCCTTTGTCCAGCGTGAAGCCTTCCTCGTCGACCCAGACGTGGAATTACTCGTTGGCGGCTCATACCGCCGTGGCTCGGACACGTCAGGCGACATTgatttcatcatcaccaaacgCGGGACCACATCCTGCTCGGATCTTGTCCCGTTTATGAACTCGCTTATATCTGTGCTGTACAAGAAGAATTTTTTGGTGGCGACGTTGTCGCAAtcgagaagggaggggga
It contains:
- a CDS encoding uncharacterized protein (COG:L; EggNog:ENOG503NX09), giving the protein MASLPSPGSRVARRYKKPGRLFDTLLTQSTRIVPSSVPSQKIPMDEEQSLQEKIAFFNQLDALDKLDEEEDRIDAREQQHRAKCKAFFQPAVPTVKEKGNPINPLSSPRPHPEPRRTALVPTPTAPTPAPGGSAEIIKATPDATTTDSTTSRPRRLLITDTSTSFIAETPIPDSTRLRVPTTLRRSITMPVSASASAAEQSPSATTALRKRKRSSSGKAIPESAKIFRGLSFFYIPNDDVAPARKLRIAKAKDYGAEWVRSLHNATHVIVDKHLSYSDIQKIPDFGLAASLIVVNDEYPIDSISFRTLLNPDQSRYWVTGFPSPTSESTVITISPRDSEPSLLVKEPKSAGRQSARKQDTEGSEETPRQEDSSFENPHPTKTTQAAPFEIQIQSSVPPHPTAQTTDGPKDELTSYIELLQQYKDLPLDHEEDDDIQSTKDAQEDSDPEPGSEDERARKKPATRSRASLKKTTPFEDLFACNRGGSKDNPASSAANNPNARTIEVLQSMCDYYTKINDRWRITAYRKAITTLRQQTTKKITTAEEAYTLPNIGSRLARKIEEICTTNNLRRLQYANLEPTDKVLDLFLKIHDVGLSRANKWISQGHRTLEDLLTKADLSANQRVSIEHYSDLTSRIPRNEVTQLAAFVQREAFLVDPDVELLVGGSYRRGSDTSGDIDFIITKRGTTSCSDLVPFMNSLISVLYKKNFLVATLSQSRREGEGSKFLGCCRLPPGGKWRRIDLLLVPETEYGAALIYFTGNDIFNRSLRLLAGKKGMRLNQRGLFRDVMRGRGRVGVTEGELVEGRSERRIFEVLGVRWREPSERWC
- a CDS encoding uncharacterized protein (EggNog:ENOG503NZFS; COG:D) yields the protein MSNLFSGINARLRGASSKPSPNSKSPISPTSEDGKLNSPGGLSQRSLSSSNLSSPSSKLPPVPASPLPPTATMTGSTDDELAAYHLPKPLPLWLNPAYAKQIVKGNFMTLSRRPKAVEQGEWVACQVVEHYRNLWNFVSIVYQKEENGQSICNPTTCPRMSAGGNHSYTWLNNRFEPIELPAYEYMTLMQRWISGKVDDEKVFPTNPAGVSFSQHQQLTPSAIATDGFDEYIGKRSGFPKEFSTICKTIFTQMFRVYAHLYWAHFVEPFYHLNLEKQLNSCFSHFVLAGMEMAMLTPQELEPMQPLLDLWAANGTFPPDSKAYESANLKAGNRLLQLAGMA
- the HMT1 gene encoding Nuclear SAM-dependent mono-and asymmetric methyltransferase (EggNog:ENOG503NV5S; COG:K; COG:O; COG:T) → MVNDAMDIETAEKNLKQLDHAEQHYFNSYNHHGIHEEMLKDEVRTRSYMNAIVQNKHIFKDKVVLDVGCGTGILSMFAAKAGAKHVIGVDMSTIIFKAREIVEVNGLSDKITLIQGKMEEITLPFPQVDIIISEWMGYFLLYESMLDTVLYARDKYLVKDGLIFPDKASIYVAGIEDGDYKDEKIGFWDNVYGFNYSPLKETALSEPLVDTVEMKAVVTDPSLVLTLDLYKCTVEDLAFSCPFDLVARRDDFIHALVAWFDIDFTACHKTVRFSTGPHTKYTHWKQTVFYLKDMLTVQQGEKIECSLHNRPNEKNRRDLDIKIEYRLETEDPTRKAEGTCLYKMC